In Cydia amplana chromosome 25, ilCydAmpl1.1, whole genome shotgun sequence, one genomic interval encodes:
- the LOC134659831 gene encoding putative cysteine proteinase CG12163 has protein sequence MQGRHYILSEQFLLDCNTMNADCNHTVSVVHTFADIITNLGGVPFESHYRPYSGSKWHCPQHKPRLVNVIGLKRLRPGDEDAMVQALRENGPLSAGINDKMMLSPRGSTDIDEPTEDQCPPEGRNHAVLIVGYSVAYSPDGRTVPYWIIKNSWGTDWPQGDQGYYYLRRGTNACGIAMDVSYANVAVD, from the exons ATGCAAGGTCGCCACTACATCCTTTCAGAGCAGTTCCTATTAGATTGCAACACTATGAATGCCGATTGCAATCACACGGTCAGCGTTGTCCACACTTTTGC TGATATAATAACGAATCTCGGCGGTGTGCCGTTCGAGTCACACTACCGGCCTTACAGTGGATCAAAGTGGCATTGTCCGCAGCACAAGCCTCGGTTGGTAAACGTGATTGGGCTGAAGCGACTCAGGCCAGGAGATGAGGATGCAATGGTCCAAGCTTTAAGGGAAAATGGGCCTCTTTCTGCTG GTATTAACGACAAAATGATGTTAAGCCCTCGCGGCTCTACAGATATAGATGAACCCACGGAGGATCAGTGCCCGCCGGAAGGTCGGAACCACGCTGTCCTTATAGTTGGCTACAGCGTCGCTTATA gtcCTGATGGTCGAACGGTGCCATATTGGATCATCAAGAACTCTTGGGGGACGGACTGGCCGCAAGGGGACCAGGGGTACTACTACCTCCGCCGAGGGACCAACGCCTGCGGCATCGCCATGGACGTGTCTTACGCTAATGTTGCAGTAGATTAA